One segment of Purpureocillium takamizusanense chromosome 7, complete sequence DNA contains the following:
- a CDS encoding uncharacterized protein (EggNog:ENOG503NY95~TransMembrane:15 (i99-118o124-144i210-232o238-255i267-288o308-327i347-365o419-440i473-493o499-525i546-569o581-600i649-669o700-716i728-752o)~COG:T) yields the protein MADLTKGSSTAIQVQSDTPRARDADNKPEWPPFEANDEKAASLNRTDVHVSEGPQDTKQEDDGVVYVKGHPVIRNGLDVSKFLISDRDDQDPSLTFRSIFLGTVFTALSSVITMLYVFKPVQMQVSAVFLQLLIFVFGEAWALFTPNPDRLKPGWLRSTLRFFNFGQPFQIKEHVVASLIASSGNNGLSGVEIYAVERLFYDRAVTASTAILATFSISLCGFVLAGLLRPLIVYPAEMVYWTTLPQVVLFQNLHFDRRANRDRLIKFGWALSIAAVWEIFPAYIVTWFGGISIFCLASMNAPTSTRKIFSTVFGGASSNEGMGLLNFSLDWQYIQSTYLALPLKQQLNAWIGYVIWYAAMLGLFYNNAWSAKTFPFMSTSLFHANGTRLATTSIVNDEGTIDQAKLDKVGLPWLTSSTVWGYFTMNVAIGALVTHVIIFFGKDMILALKQARNRTQPDPHYQAMLRYKEVPQWWYLALFVLCFIAGLVVNIRGETTLPVWGYIISLLLGGAIAPFSCILYGLYGTGVATNQLSKMVAGAVHPGRPLANLYFASWSHQVILLAVNLSNWLKVGQYTKVPHRVMFATQIYASLLGAGLNYAVMTTIVTNQRDILLDPEGNNVWSGSTMQSLNSQAITWSLAKEMYGTRGRYLLVPLGLVIGAALPVIHWGVLKVFPSVRKVPLNTAIIASCAGQAYFGNTSWIWSSIAVGVFSQVWLRRRMPNIYNKYNYLIGAALDGGAQIVIFILSFAVYGASGTSHPFPTWWGNPEEKPDHCL from the exons ATGGCCGACTTGACCAaaggctcgtcgacggccatcCAAGTGCAGTCTGATaccccccgcgcgcgcgatgcCGACAACAAGCCTGAGTGGCCTCCTTTTGAGGCCAACGATGAGAAGGCAGCAAGCCTGAACAGGACGGACGTCCACGTCTCAGAAGGCCCTCAGGACACGAAGCAAGAGGACGACGGTGTGGTCTATGTCAAGGGTCACCCAGTCATTCGCAATG GACTCGACGTCTCCAAATTCCTCATCTCCGACAGGGACGACCAGGATCCCTCCTTGACCTTCCGGTCCATCTTTCTGGGCACCGTCTTCACTGCCCTGTCTAGTGTCATTACGATGCTCTACGTGTTTAAGCCGGTCCAGATGCAGGTCTCTGCCGTCTTCTTGCAGC TCTTGATCTTCGTCTTTGGCGAGGCATGGGCTCTCTTTACGCCTAACCCAGACCGCCTCAAGCCCGGGTGGCTGCGCAGCACCCTACGCTTCTTCAACTTTGGACAACCTTTCCAGATCAAGGAGCACGTCGTTGCGTCTCTCATCGCCTCTTCCGGTAACAACGGCCTCTCCGGAGTGGAAATCTacgccgtcgagcgtctcTTTTACGAccgcgccgtcaccgcctctACCGCCATCCTGGCCACCTTCTCCATCTCGCTCTGTGGCTTCGTCCTGGCAGGGCTCCTCCGGCCACTGATCGTGTACCCCGCCGAGATGGTCTACtggacgacgctgccgcaggTGGTGCTTTTCCAGAACCTCCACTTcgaccgccgcgccaacCGCGACCGCCTGATCAAGTTCGGCTGGGCCCtgagcatcgccgccgtctgggaAATCTTCCCCGCGTACATCGTGACGTGGTTCGGCGGCATATCCATTTTCTGCCTCGCGTCCATGAACGCCCCCACCAGCACGCGCAAGATCTTCTCGACAGTCTTtggcggcgcatcgtccAACGAGGGCATGGGCCTGCTCAACTTCTCGCTCGACTGGCAATACATCCAGAGCACGTACCTGGCGCTGCCCCtgaagcagcagctcaacGCCTGGATCGGGTACGTGATCTGGTACGCCGCCATGCTGGGTCTGTTTTACAACAACGCCTGGAGCGCCAAGACGTTCCCCTTCATGTCGACGTCCCTCTTTCACGCCAACGGAACGAGGCTCGCCACTACGTCCATCGTAAACGACGAGGGGACCATCGACCAAGCcaagctcgacaaggtgGGTCTGCCGTGGTTGACGTCGAGCACGGTCTGGGGCTACTTCACCATGAACGTTGCCATCGGCGCACTCGTCACGCacgtcatcatcttcttcggAAAGGACATGATTCTCGCTTTGAAGCAGGCCCGCAACAGGACGCAGCCCGACCCTCACTACCAGGCCATGCTCCGGTACAAGGAGGTGCCCCAGTGGTGGTACCTGGCCCTCTTCGTCCTGTGTTTCATTGCCGGTCTCGTCGTCAATATCAGGGGCGAGACGACCCTCCCCGTCTGGGGCTACATCATCtcgctcctgctcggcggcgccatcgccccaTTCTCGTGCATTCTGTACGGATTGTACGGGACGGGCGTCGCCACGAACCAGCTGTCCAAGATGGTTGCTGGCGCCGTCCACCCCGGCCGGCCTCTTGCCAACCTGTACTTTGCCAGCTGGTCGCACCAGGTCATCCTCCTGGCCGTCAACCTGTCCAACTGGCTCAAGGTCGGCCAGTACACCAAGGTGCCTCACCGCGTCATGTTTGCGACGCAAATCTATGCGAGTCTCTTGGGCGCCGGCCTCAACTACGCCGTCATGACCACCATTGTCACCAACCAGCGCGACATCCTGCTCGACCCTGAGGGCAACAACGTCTGGAGTGGCTCGACGATGCAGAGCCTCAACTCGCAGGCCATCACGTGGTccctggccaaggagatgTACGGGACGCGGGGGCGCTACTTGCTGGTGCCCCTGGGCCTggtcatcggcgccgccctgcccgtcaTTCACTGGGGCGTGCTCAAGGTGTTCCCGAGCGTACGCAAGGTGCCGCTGAAcacggccatcatcgcctcgtGCGCAGGGCAGGCCTACTTTGGCAACACGTCGTGGATCTGGTCGTCGATAGCTGTCGGCGTCTTCTCGCAGGTCTGGCTCCGTCGGCGGATGCCCAACATCTACAACAAGTACAACTACCtcatcggcgcggcgctggacggAGGCGCGCAAATTGTCATTTTCATCCTGTCCTTTGCCGTCTACGGCGCGAGCGGGACGTCACACCCGTTCCCAACGTGGTGGGGAAACCCGGAAGAGAAGCCGGACCACTGTCTGTAG
- the BMS1 gene encoding Glycoside hydrolase 2 (Mannanase, beta-galactosidase) (EggNog:ENOG503NXR7~COG:J~BUSCO:EOG092617AN), whose translation MEQQVHKPHRKSKEKPQKHTGERNPKAFAFSKPGKLAKTAARSQDIKERRFHVPQVDRLPDEAPPRLVAIVGPPGVGKTTLLKSLIRRYAKETISDPQGPITVVTSKKQRLTFIECPNELEAMVDIAKVADIVLLMIDGNYGFEMETMEFLNVLASTGMPGNVFGILTHLDLFRKPQALKDAKKRLKRRLWTELYQGAHLFYLSGVMNGRYPDREIHNLSRFLSVMKNPRPLIWRNSHPYTIVDSFRDITHPSNIEKDPKCDRSIVLSGYLRGTNFAAQGQRVHVAGLGDFTVANMEVLPDPCPTPSMEQALAKITGKTGRRRLDEKEKKLHAPMSDRSGLKIDGDAIWITREKGFNFDKDADDEEERGEGEEMIVGLQAERRLLGQTDEGVQLFSGGEKLKTIAEEEDTGRKSQRRARFADREEEEDDVDAEDDEGFVSGSGDEGSDVDDDEFSEAKVGKLFRKDADKGDGEEDIAFADSDSDLGSIDGIDEAEDDEEYDSDEEAAALRWKDDLTERARILNNRRRSYHTGDLARLMYDTSLSAEDALKRWRGDYGESEEENIEEDSDDEAFFKKTAQEKEDMVEDRSIPLYDYEDLAAKWAERDAIAKLRKRFTTASVGRDDEDGDEDEDDDGGDDESDEGDGVFEDLEAADAGAPAQPSAEDIAAEREKNAKRKEELKMRFEEEDREGFLNDKANARREGGDIQEFGEDEWYDAQKAMIQKQLDINKEEFETLDERQRSAVEGYRAGKYAKIVLENVPAEFVTKFNARLPIIVGGLTPTEDRWGFVQVRIKRHRWHKKILKTNDPLIFSLGWRRFQTLPIYSISDSRTRNRMLKYTPEHMHCFGTVYAPLIAPNTGFVCFNSFSPETPGFRIAATGTVLSVDESTEIVKKLKLTGVPYKIFKNTAFIKDMFNSSLEIAKFEGASIKTVSGVRGQIKRALSKPEGHFRATFEDKILLSDIVFLRAWYPIKPHRFYNPASNLVGWQPMRLTGEVRRDEGVAAPQLKNSQYRKIERENRHFNPLRVPRALAAELPFKSQIVQTKKQKRETYMQKRAVVLAPGSEEKKARALMQQLLTVRNDAAAKRRAKKDENRAAFKKKMADNLEKKEAREKRESKEFWRKNGRKRGPADDGGGGGGGGKRRK comes from the exons ATGGAGCAGCAAGTCCACAAGCCGCATCGCAAGTCTAAAGAGAAGCCGCAGAAGCACACAGGGG AACGCAACCCAAAGGCCTTTGCCTTTTCCAAGCCGGGCAAGCTAGCCAAGACTGCTGCGCGCTCGCAAGAT ATCAAAGAACGGCGCTTCCACGTCCCCCAGGTCGACCGTCTCCCCGATGAGGCACCTCCCCGactcgtcgccatcgtcgggccccccggcgtcggcaagacGACTCTCCTCAAGTCCCTGATCCGCCGATATGCCAAGGAGACCATCTCGGACCCCCAGGGTcccatcaccgtcgtcacGTCCAAGAAGCAGCGCCTGACCTTTATCGAATGCCCcaacgagctcgaggccatggtcgacatcgccaaggtcgccgacaTCGTCCTCCTCATGATTGACGGCAACTACGGTTTCGAGATGGAGACGATGGAGTTCCTCAACGTCCTGGCCTCGACGGGCATGCCGGGCAACGTCTTTGGCATCCTGACGCACCTCGACCTGTTCCGCAAGCCgcaggcgctcaaggacgcAAAGAAGCGGCTAAAGCGCCGGCTTTGGACAGAGCTGTATCAGGGCGCGCATCTGTTTTACCTCTCTGGCGTCATGAACGGCCGATACCCCGATCGCGAGATCCATAACCTCTCGCGCTTCCTCTCCGTCATGAAGAACCCGCGCCCCCTCATCTGGCGCAACTCTCACCCCTACACCATCGTCGACAGCTTCCGCGACATCACCCACCCTTCCAACATCGAAAAGGACCCGAAATGCGACCGGTCAATTGTCCTGTCCGGGTACTTGCGCGGCACCAACTTTGCGGCGCAAGGCCAGCGCGTCCACGTCGCTGGACTGGGTGACTTTACCGTCGCGAACATGGAGGTACTTCCGGATCCATGCCCCACTCCATCCATGGAGCAAGCGCTCGCCAAAATAACCGGCAAGACTGGACGCAGGAGGCTGGAcgagaaggaaaagaagcTCCACGCCCCCATGTCGGATCGAAGCGGCCTGAAGATCGACGGTGACGCCATCTGGATCACTAGAGAAAAGGGCTTCAACTTCGACAAggatgccgatgatgaggaggagcgTGGTGAAGGCGAAGAGATGATTGTGGGGCTTCAAGCCGAGCGGAGGCTCTtgggacagacagacgaAGGCGTGCAGCTGTTCTCTGGCGGTGAGAAGCTGAAGACTatcgccgaggaggaggacacgGGCAGAAAATCCCAAAGAAGAGCTCGATTTGCGGAccgggaagaagaagaagacgatgtggacgccgaggatgacgagggctttgtcagcggcagcggcgacgagggctcggacgtcgatgacgacgagttCAGCGAAGCCAAGGTCGGCAAGCTGTTCCGCAAAGATGCCGACAAGGGGGATGGCGAAGAGGACATTGCGTTTGCGGACAGCGACTCTGATTTGGGGTCGATTGATGGAATCGATGAGgcagaggacgacgaggagtacgactcggacgaggaggccgctgCTCTGAGGTGGAAAGACGACCTGACCGAGAGGGCAAGGATACTTAACAACAGGCGGCGGTCATATCACACTGGCGACCTGGCGAGGCTCATGTACGACACGTCTTTGAGTGCAGAAGACGCGCTCAAGCGATGGCGCGGCGATTACGGCGAGTCGGAAGAGGAGAACATTGAAGaggactcggacgacgaggcttTCTTCAAGAAGACGGCACAAGAGAAGGAGGACATGGTTGAGGACAGGTCAATACCCCTCTACGATTacgaggacctggccgcgAAGTGGGCCGAAAgggacgccatcgccaagctGCGCAAAAGATTTACGACTGCTTCAGTGGGCAgggacgacgaagacggtgacgaggacgaagacgacgacggtggagacgacgagagcgacgaAGGCGATGGTGTCTTTGAGGatctcgaggccgccgatgccggTGCTCCGGCGCAGCCCTCGGCGGAAGACATCGCCGCTGAGCGTGAAAAGAACGCCAAGAGGaaggaggagctcaagaTGCGTTTCGAAGAGGAAGACCGGGAAGGCTTCCTCAACGACAAGGCCAACGCCCGtcgcgaaggcggcgacaTTCAAGAgtttggcgaggacgagtggTACGACGCGCAAAAGGCCATGATCCAGAAGCAGCTCGACATCAACAAGGAGGAGTTTGAGACGTTGGATGAGCGGCAACggtcggccgtcgagggaTACCGGGCCGGCAAATACGCCAAAATCGTCCTGGAGAACGTGCCGGCCGAATTCGTCACCAAGTTCAACGCCAGGTTGCCCATCATCGTGGGCGGCCTGACTCCGACCGAGGATCGATGGGGATTCGTGCAGGTACGCATCAAGCGGCATCGATGGCACAAGAAGATCCTCAAGACCAACGACCCCCTCATCTTCTCTCTCGGGTGGAGGCGGTTCCAGACGCTGCCCATCTACAGCATCTCGGACTCGCGGACGCGCAACCGCATGCTCAAGTACACGCCCGAACACATGCACTGCTTCGGCACCGTGTACGCGCCACTGATTGCGCCCAACACTGGCTTTGTCTGCTTCAACAGCTTCTCTCCCGAGACGCCGGGCTTCCGGATAGCGGCGACGGGCACAGTGCTCAGCGTGGACGAGTCGACCGAGATtgtcaagaagctcaagctGACGGGTGTGCCGTACAAGATCTTCAAGAACACGGCCTTTATCAAGGACATGTTCAACTCGTCGCTGGAGATTGCCAAGTTTGAGGGCGCGTCCATCAAGACGGTGTCGGGGGTGCGCGGCCAGATCAAGCGAGCGCTCTCCAAGCCCGAGGGCCACTTCCGCGCGACCTTCGAGGACAAGATCCTGCTCAGCGACATTGTGTTCCTGCGGGCGTGGTACCCCATCAAGCCGCACCGCTTCTACAACCCGGCGTCCAACCTGGTGGGGTGGCAGCCCATGCGACTCACGGGCGAGGTGCGGCgggacgagggcgtggcggcgccgcagctcaAGAACAGCCAGTACCGCAAGATTGAGCGTGAGAACCGGCACTTCAACCCGCTGCGGGtgccgcgggcgctggcggcggagctgccGTTCAAGTCGCAGATTGTGCAGaccaagaagcagaagcgcGAGACGTACATGCAGaagcgggcggtggtgctggcgccggggtcggaggagaagaaggcgcgggcgctgatgcagcagctgctgaCGGTCCGcaacgacgcggcggccaagcggcGGGCCAAGAAGGACGAGAATCGCGCAGCCTTtaagaagaagatggcggaCAAcctggagaagaaggaggcgcGGGAGAAGCGCGAGAGCAAGGAGTTTTGGCGCAAGAACGGGCGCAAGAGGGGGCCTGCcgacgatggaggcggcggtggcggcggcggcaagaggcGGAAGTAG
- a CDS encoding uncharacterized protein (COG:M~EggNog:ENOG502I82K) encodes MAADEQPSTASASATTPTSTPMATTSTSTTSSTSSLTLSQAKYADLAFNSPLSSAHADALIAHLALSPAAMATTSASATSSSSSNSSNSNNSNSTISVVDLGCGWGELLLRAASSSAAAASSTSSSSSSSSSSSATVTMTFTGVDTDAALLARGRLALAASQSLVTSPPPPPPPGDDASGVSSSSTVAVSFVEQPASSWTQPAPRAICIGSSHALGGTRPALRQLGRIVEPYSSSSSSASSSAPSKHHSGGSSSSNGHARVLFGGMFWQQHPPPASTRALFGDDEVPGSLADLVAACRDEGWTVLHLSTADQAEWDDFESRHRSGQRRWLLDHPGAPGADELRRQLDQREHDYLAHYRGILGFAFLILAR; translated from the coding sequence atggccgccgacgagcaaCCGTCTACTGCatccgcctccgccaccactCCCACATCCACTCCCATGGcaaccaccagcaccagcaccacctcctccacctcctccctcACCCTCTCGCAGGCCAAGTACGCAGACCTCGCGTTCAACTCGCCCCTCTCGtccgcccacgccgacgcgctcatcgcgcacctcgccctctcgcccgccgccatggccactaccagcgccagcgccacaagcagcagcagcagcaacagcagcaacagcaacaacagcaacagcaccatCTCCGTCGTGGAcctcggctgcggctggggcgagctcctcctccgcgccgcctcctcctccgccgccgcagcctcttccacctcctcttcctcctcttcctcctcctcctcctccgcaaCGGTAACCATGACCTTTACGGGCGTAgacaccgacgccgcgctcctcgcccgcggccgcctcgccctcgccgcctcccagaGCCTCGtcacctcaccaccaccaccacctcctcctggAGACGATGCCAGCGgtgtcagcagcagcagcaccgtcgccgtctccttcgtcgagcagccagcctcgtcgtggacccagcccgccccccgcgccATCTGCATCGGCTCCtcgcacgccctcggcgggaCGCGCCCCGCGCTGCGACAGCTcgggcgcatcgtcgagccctattcctcctcgtcgtcctccgcctcctcctctgcgccGTCAAAGCAtcacagcggcggcagcagcagcagcaacgggcACGCCAGAGTCCTCTTTGGCGGAATGTtctggcagcagcatcccccgcccgcgtccacgCGCGCCCtcttcggcgacgacgaggtccccggctccctcgccgacctcgtcgccgcgtgccgcgacgagggctgGACGGTGCTGCACCTCAGCACCGCCGACCAGGCCGAGTGGGACGACTTCGAGTCCCGCCACCGCTCCGGCCAGaggcgctggctgctcgACCACCCCGGGGCCCctggcgccgacgagctgcgccggcaGCTGGACCAGCGCGAGCACGACTACCTCGCGCACTACCGCGGCATCCTGGGCTTTGCCTTTCTCATCCTGGCACGTTAG